The Rhea pennata isolate bPtePen1 chromosome 7, bPtePen1.pri, whole genome shotgun sequence genome contains a region encoding:
- the LOC134142922 gene encoding lipase member M-like — MMWLLVTIAYLMCSTEKSKGLIGKTDASPETFMDVGEIVHYHGYPYEEHEVVTDDGYYLIMQRIPHGKDNLGSTGSSHEAESQGSSMFCSTPKPAVLLQHGLVLEGSNWVTNLPNSSLGFILADAGYDVWIGNSRGNSWSRKHKEFAFYQEEYSAYSFHEMAMYDLPATINYILQKTGQEQLYYVAYSQGTTTGFIAFSSIPELDRKIKMFFALAPITTSSNMRSPLVKLFDLPEALVKLVLGRTVVFDNGELLQQVTSRLCSYSIFKSLCSLVLYLPGGFTNNLNVSRIDVYLARYPDSTSLKNMLHWRQLYLTGEFKYYDYGQDNMLHYNQTVPPFYELGNMKAPLAAWYGGKDWISVPEDVNITLSHITNVAYKKYIPEFVHFDFLWGVKAYKEVYREILELMEKKL; from the exons ATGATGTGGCTGCTTGTTACCATTGCTTATTTAATGTGCAGCACTGAAAAGTCAAAAGGACTGATTGGAAAGACAGATGCAAGCCCTGAGACATTCATGGATGTT GGTGAAATTGTTCACTACCATGGCTACCCCTATGAGGAACACGAAGTCGTGACGGATGATGGCTATTACCTCATCATGCAGAGAATTCCTCATGGCAAGGACAACCTGGGAAGTACAGGTTCCTCCCATGAGGCAGAGTCACAAGGCTCCAGCATGTTCTGCTCCA ctccaAAGCCTGCAGTGCTCCTCCAGCATGGCCTAGTGTTGGAGGGAAGCAACTGGGTTACTAACCTGCCCAATAGCAGCCTTGGCTTCATCCTCGCAGATGCTGGCTATGATGTCTGGATAGGAAACAGCAGAGGGAACAGCTGGtcaagaaaacacaaagagTTTGCATTTTACCAGGAGGAATATTCAGCTTACAG TTTTCACGAAATGGCCATGTATGACCTTCCAGCAACAATCAACTACATTCTGCAGAAAACTGGACAGGAGCAATTATACTATGTGGCTTACTCTCAAGGCACCACCACAG GtttcattgcattttcttctattccTGAGCTGGATCGCAAAATCAAGATGTTCTTTGCGTTGGCTCCTATTACTACAAGCTCAAATATGAGGTCTCCCTTGGTAAAGCTGTTTGATCTTCCTGAGGCACTGGTTAAG CTCGTTTTAGGACGCACAGTGGTCTTTGATAATGGTGAGCTATTGCAGCAAGTGACTTCCCGACTGTGTAGCTATTCGATCTTTAAAAGTCTTTGCTCCTTGGTACTTTACTTGCCTGGTGGGTTTACCAACAACTTGAATGTG AGCCGCATAGATGTCTATCTGGCCCGCTACCCAGATTCAACATCCCTGAAAAACATGCTACATTGGCGCCAG CTCTATCTAACAGGGGAATTCAAATATTATGATTATGGTCAAGACAACATGCTCCATTACAACCAG ACCGTGCCTCCCTTCTATGAGCTGGGAAATATGAAAGCGCCCCTTGCTGCGTGGTATGGTGGCAAGGACTGGATTTCAGTCCCTGAAGATGTTAATATAACATTATCTCATATAACCAATGTGGCATACAAAAAGTATATTCCTGAATTCGTCCACTTTGATTTCCTTTGGGGTGTGAAAGCATACAAAGAAGTATACAGAGAAATTCTTGAACTGATGGAGAAGAAACTCTAG